From a single Lacerta agilis isolate rLacAgi1 chromosome 3, rLacAgi1.pri, whole genome shotgun sequence genomic region:
- the GDF7 gene encoding growth/differentiation factor 7, producing MELRAAAALCLYCLWSACRLRPWHLDAAAVRPLLPASAAQAAAAAAAENLDVRDAAASAAWKAKREGAFRNGTVVPHDYMVALYHSLARSKEPPVPAVEGGGRADTVTGFVDQAQPPDDSPSEAAQRYLFDISSLPELDEVVGAELRILRKPPGNRSLATSPEGLLHRLLLSSCPEGESHQPGLLDSRAGDLLDSEGLSSSSPNKWEVFDVWAALTGGAEEGGSLRHPRPPLCFLLRVVSEQSGRLLPPGQLGFRREQPSEPHERALLVVFSRTKRKENLFKEIREKIKALGGGPGLLLEPPDSGQDPLAKQKRRRRRRTTLAGRAAGGRGHGKKAKSRCSRKALHVNFKELGWDDWIIAPLDYEAYHCDGVCDFPLRSHLEPTNHAIIQTLMNSMDPDATPPSCCVPSKLSPISILYIDSGNNVVYKQYEDMVVETCGCR from the exons ATGGAGCTGAGGGCGGCCGCGGCTCTTTGCCTCTACTGCCTCTGGAGCGCTTGCCGCCTGCGCCCGTGGCATCTGGACGCCGCAGCCGTCAGGCCCCTGCTACCCGCCTCAGCAGCGCAagcggcagccgccgccgccgccgagaaCCTCGACGTCAGAGACGCCGCCGCCTCGGCAGCCTGGAAGGCGAAGCGCGAAGGCGCGTTCCGCAACGGCACGGTGGTGCCTCACGACTACATGGTAGCGCTTTACCACAGCCTGGCCCGGAGCAAGGAGCCTCCTGTGCCCGCCGTCGAAGGTGGCGGACGAGCGGACACCGTCACAGGCTTCGTAGACCAGGCGCAGCCGCCAG ATGACTCTCCGTCGGAAGCGGCGCAGCGCTACCTCTTCGACATCTCCAGCCTTCCCGAGCTGGACGAGGTGGTGGGCGCCGAGCTGCGGATCCTGCGCAAGCCCCCGGGAAACCGGAGCTTGGCCACGTCCCCAGAAGGCCTCCTCCACCGGCTGCTGCTCTCCTCCTGTCCGGAAGGGGAAAGCCACCAGCCAGGCCTCTTAGACTCCAGGGCCGGCGACCTGTTGGACTCGGAAGGCCTTTCTTCCTCGTCGCCCAACAAGTGGGAGGTCTTCGACGTGTGGGCAGCCTTGACGGGCGGGGCCGAGGAAGGCGGCAGCCTCCGCCACCCCCGTCCGCCGCTTTGCTTCCTCCTGAGGGTCGTCTCGGAGCAGTCCGGGAGACTCCTCCCGCCGGGACAGCTGGGCTTCCGCAGAGAGCAGCCGTCGGAGCCGCACGAGAGGGCGTTGCTTGTGGTCTTCTCGCGTACCAAGCGGAAGGAGAACCTCTTCAAGGAGATCCGAGAGAAGATCAAGGCTCTGGGCGGCGGTCCCGGGCTCTTGCTGGAGCCCCCCGACTCGGGACAAGATCCCCTAGCCAAGCAGAAGCGCCGCCGCCGTCGGAGGACCACGCTGGCGGGCCGGGCGGCCGGGGGGCGAGGCCACGGCAAGAAGGCCAAGAGCCGCTGCAGCCGGAAAGCCCTGCACGTCAACTTCAAGGAGCTGGGCTGGGACGACTGGATCATCGCGCCGCTGGACTACGAGGCATACCACTGCGACGGCGTGTGCGACTTCCCTCTGCGCTCGCACCTGGAGCCCACCAACCACGCCATCATCCAGACGCTCATGAACTCCATGGACCCCGACGCCACGCCGCCCAGCTGCTGCGTGCCCTCCAAGCTCAGCCCCATCAGCATCCTGTACATAGACTCCGGCAACAACGTGGTTTACAAACAGTACGAGGATATGGTGGTGGAGACGTGCGGGTGCAGGTAG